The region CCCACAACCCCATTACCTACTCCAACTATTGCATCTTCCTTTTCCTTCAACATAAACCTCTGCTAGGGAAACCTTACTTTTTCCAGAAAAACtccaaaatgtcacaacatcaagaTACATCTGCTTCTAAAAATACTAAGTCTACTCCAAAATTTAGTGTTCCTCCCATGGGCGTCCCTGATGATGAGATTCTGGATGTTGCTCCTCTCTATGTTATTCCCGCTGCGGACATTGATTTGAACCAACCCATCTCCATTGATGCCTCCGCTTCTGCATGTTCCAATCAAGGTAATCCCTCTAGTATTCTGTCTGGTTCAACTCCTATCACTAAGTATAAGGAAGGAACACACTATAGTGATCGTGTTATAAGAGACATAGTTACTAGAATTCTTAATGAAGGCCACTCTGTGAAGGGGGTTTCTACTCCCCTTGCTCAAATGTACCCCCCTCCCGAGGTTGAACAACCTAGTGATAAGGGTGATGATTCCTCCAGTTCTGAAAAGGCCTTGGCTGCTGAAGGGTTACGCTCTCTAGCGCAACCCGTGTCTGACAAATGGAAATTTATGGCCTTTAAGACGGCTAATGCTTCCCACTCTAAGAAGCATGATGATTCAAATGTTGTGATTGATCTAGAGGATGGTAGCTCTGATGATCAAGAGGAAAGCTTGATTTATCACATAAAGCCAAGTGTGGCTAAACGCATGAAGACTCACAAAGGAAAATTTGTGGTTGAACTTATGTCAGCTAGAGAAGCTAAGAAGACTGCTGTCATTGGTCCCTCCAAACCATGGAGCAAGGTTGAAATAAAGAAGAGGGAGGTCAGAGATGATTCTGAGCCTGAAGAGGATGTTAAGGAAGATGTCCCTAACATCTCGCCTGCGAAGAAAACTACTGTTAGGAAGTCTCCTGTTAAAGTACATGTTATTCATTTGGATAACATCTCCTTCCATCTTGAGGATGGAGTTGCTaagtggaaatttgtgattcaGAGAAGGGTAGCTGTAGAAAGGGAATTGGGAAAAGATGTTGTTGATgtcaaggaggtcatggacctgatacAAGCTGATGGGCTTTTGAAGACTGTTAATGGGTTCTCTCAATGCTATAAAGGTTTAGTCAAGGAATTTATTGTTAATATTCCTGAGGATATTTCTGATAAGAACAACAAGGAGTTCTGCAAGGTGTATGTGAGGGGTAAGTGTATAACATTCTCTCCTACTGTTATTAATAATTTTCTAGGTAGAAATAATGAGGGTGAAAGAGAATTAGAGGTTACAGACAATTAGGTCTGTAGGGAGATTACAACTAAGCAGGTGAAAGTTTGGCCTTTTAAAAAGCATCTTCCTGTTGGGAAGTTGATTATCAAGTATGCTATCCTGCATAAAATAGGAGCTGCTAACTGGGTCCCTACCAACCATATCTCCACCATTGCTAATACTCTTGGGAGGTTTATTTTTGATGTTGGAACAAAAGTGAAATTTGACTATGGTAGATATATGTTTGATCAAATCATCAAGCATGCAACTACTAATGCAGTTAAGCTGCCAATTGCTTTTCCCTCTATGATTTGTGGAATTATCTTGAATCAACATTCTGGTATTCTGTGCTCAAATGATTTACCTAGTAGGAGAAAACCAACTTTGTCTGTGCACTACAAACTCTTTGAAGGTAGTCATGTCAaggatattgtcatgacatctgccatgAGGAGGCCAGTCTTAAAAGTTGGAGCAATTGCTGAGCTTAAGAAGACACGCAAAGAGCTAGGTGAAGGGATTAGGGTAGCCACAACTAGAAAACAATCTTTGGAAGCCTTGATTGAAAGCTTGGAGCAGGCCGAGGGTAAAAATGTTGAACATGCTAATATCAGCCATGAAGAAGAAGCTGAAacccacacctctagtgagaggttTGCTAACAATGATGATGCGAGTGGCAATTCTGCTTCTGGTGCTGCTGAAGAGGCTGCAAACTCAAGCTCTAATGAGTAGCTCTGTTGGCTTTGGTCCCTCTTGTTTTGATGGTTTTCTTGGTATTTTGGTGGATTTCTTTGTGTGTTTTTTGGTTTGTTTCTCAGAATTCTTACAGCTGTGTATGTACTTGGTGATGTAACTCTTTAACTTCTGGTATTTTTGTTAATGACTAgatagacatttattttgtctctttggtctcttttggctaaaaaggggggAGAAGTAGCTGTAGATGTAGCTGAGTATCTTAGCTTAGCTCTATAGTATTGTTGTTGCCCTGCTTGTCTGATACAGGGGAGAATTCCGGTGTTTATTTGTTTGGTACAGAGGGAGAATTCTCcgtgttttgtttgtgtgaagCAGTGTGGTTGTTGCTTGTTGTGGACTGGCTTAAGGGGGGGTTGTTGTGTTCTGGGAAGTTGCATGGACTTGAGGGAGAGTACAATGTGTTCTGTTTGTGTGAAGTAGTGTGGTTGTTGCTTGTGGTGGACTGGCTTAAGGGGGAGCTGTTGTGTTCTGGGAAGTTGCATGGACTTGAGGGAGAGTACAAGAACTTATGTGTCCTGATGTTTGCTAGTTGGTTCTTGCTAGTGTTGTATGTGCAAGTGCttgtgtgtttactagttgttATTTTTGCTAGTGATGTGTGTATGTTTTCTTCTGCTGTTGAACTGATGCTCTGATTGATTTCTTGTGAACGTGTGATCTGTTGTTTGTTTTAACCAAAATTTTCCAAatggggagtttgttggttctatgaattagcatcaattttggtaaaacttagtgttatcataagatgtcacgcttgtagtcttgacatgtgatatcagctttcTGCAGGATGTTTGATATGGTTATGCAGGATTtattcaagatgtcagacccgatgttacgacatgtgcatacagaacattcagtctgaatgttatgtattttgttaTTGCGTTTTTCATGCaagtctttgtgtgcttatgtggagattgcatgcattattcaaggagtaattctatttaaagcCAGAATATTTTGTTTCTCGAAAAGGAATGATTCGTTGTTATTTCTTAGGGAATACGCAataaatagaattagggtttcatgctgcCCAGACCCATTTagaaagcttctatttaaagacTATGTAAACCCTATTTTATATATAGAAAACACGAACGGTGAAGTGAGTGAGCATTAAGGTTTTAGTCTTGTGTGCGTTTGTGAATTGTGAGTcattcatccatcttgttgatgtgtgaaatggactgagtttttgagttgtaatttgtccactctaagctttgaagtacaagtgtatttgtttacttgattgaatcttttaagcaagatcaagtgtgtgtgcttgaagtgtgtcttctttctttttggtatttgttctagtatcactgctgtgattgagggggagtgagtaaggtctcatgtctaagagttcttagatagaaatcacacgggtagagattaagtgaaaagactgtaacttgaagttgtttgttgagagtctttgaactaattttgtttagtggatttccttcctggcttggtagcccccggacgtaggtgtgtttgcaccgaacggggttaacaattgcttgtgtcgcttTTCAATTGTTTCCTGGTTTTTATTCTGTTCATATTTCACTTATTgtttagatattagtgtcgtgacattaccttcgacatctcatatctgataccaaaatttcagAGTATGTGTTTCATTCAAAGTTTAGGGTTGTTGTTGGAATAACAACCTTTGAGTTTGGGGTAGTTGTGCAGCAGTACTAAAGGTGCGTGCACCcggaaagaaaaaaaaaaagagcTGAAAAATAgcttaaatgaaaaaaaaaacaaaaataatacaCATGAGCACTAACCAAAAGGAGAACTCAGTTGAAAAATTGAGAAGTCTAGACCAACTGACCAAAGAAGAACCATGTTTAAAGAGATTCCAGCAGTGATACCTTGGAATGATCATAGTGAAAAAATGATTGCAATACTCTGAACCATTAACCTACTTATCCATATATTATACCACCATAGCCCTAGCCCCATTATAACCTTGAAAGACCTCAAAAAATATGTGTGTGTGTATCTGGTTATTGAAAGAGAGTTTATGCAAGCATATGGTATGATAATGCGTACTGTGAACTTTAAGAGTATATGCATTAACACCGTGTGAATAAGGATGACAGGAGAAACAATGTTATCAAGTGTTGGTGTGACAAACCATTCGATATTTATGATCAGGTCAAGCTAAAGGTAGGAATGAAAGAGAACCATGGAAGATCTCAGAGGTATATGTTTACAGTTATATTTTGTTAATGATTGGTGTGAGTTTGGGCAGTAGTTTGAGCTTATTTTGGTAAATTTTTATAGAAACTTGATATGCTGAGGTTTTAGTATTTCTGAGCTACTTTACACATTGAAGGTATGGTTTCATGTGTTTACAAGACTTAAGAGTAAGAACGAGTTGGATTAGAGAAAAAAATTGGACAACAACACATGAACAGAAGAAAAGGAGAGAAAAATGCACATttcctgcccatacgcgtatgaggcatctcatacgcgtatggccacTCAACATGACCTCCCAGCATGCGCGTAACAGAAGGAGGGGGTGAAATTCAAGTCTTTGCTCATACGCGCATGGAAAGGCCCATACGTGTATAAGGCAAGCCAACCAATCCCCCTCTGCGCAGCCagaagccttacgcgtatggcTCCAGCTGGGCCATACGCCCTACCCTAGGCCATAAGAATATGAGTCAGTGTAAAAAGTGCTCATACACGTATAGGTggaggccatacgcgtatggcacaaCCCATATATGAAAAGCCCAGTATTTATATATTTAGCTGAAAACTTTGAATTTTCAAGGGATACACGATTTTTTAGTACAGAGAACGCGTTCTAAAGGCTGGAGCACTGAAGAATTCGTGGAGGAATAAGATTTTCATGAACTTTTGTGATTGAAGACCTCTTTTCTTCCATTAATTTGTAATGTCTACACTTTCTGTCATGTTTTTTGTTATTGTTATGAGTAGCTAAATTCCACAATGCTAGGGAGTGTCCATGATTCAAATTTATGACAATTCTAAATTTATACCTTGTAATGACTTTGATTTTGTGATATTTAATTTATTTACAATTTGCGCTTAATATTTTCTCTTTCAAaaaaattgagtttgatttgTGGTTAATATTTTGGTTGGACCATCATTGTTAATGCTTAATTGTGAATAATACATGGACCATCATTTGTAATTCATTATGGACATATGAATTGATTTTAATGATTAAATgttttctcactaaggacttaggagtAAACACCCTTAAGAACCGGTAGTCAATGTTATTGAATTAAGTTGTTGCAAggttattttattgttgttgatgaatcCAATCACACACCTTCTCTAGCATGTTCACTCATAATACTTTTAAACCATTCAACTGTTTTCTTTACTTTATTTTGCATCTATTTTATACTTTTCAAACCAACAATTCAAAAACCCCAAAGTCTTTCGTTTAACTAAACTAAAACACGAACTTTGTATctcaagcagtccttgagatcgatacttgggaaGATTTTCCTTATTAGTACATTGGAAGATTAACACACTTGCTAATTTACCGATCACCAACCATCATACAAACCCATTATTTTTTTAAACCCAAAATCATTCCCTGTTTATTCCTTGTTTTCCCtttatataaataatatttttcacaCTTCTATCAAGACTAAAGACTACCACTGTACAATAAAAATATACCACCAAATCTATTAGATGATAAAGCTTATAAATTCATCTCTCATCATCAGAAACAACAACAAAATTAAATGAAACAAAATAAAGTTACCAACTGAGGATTTGGAACGGAATAAAGTTATCAACTGAAGACGTAATTATGGATGAAAGTGCAGAGAATTAGAGACAAGATCCCTTAATGTGTGGATCCAATAATTTACCTTGACAGTGTCAATCAATATAATTAGTGTAATTACTGTCAGCATTATTTGTTGCCTTATTTGCTTGTAGCATCTTAATTCTAGCCTTAACTATAGGATCATGTATCTGCCATTGTTTGCTATATATATGTACACTGTAATCACCAGTAGAAATATAATATCATTCTTTACCTATCATTACATTTCTAACTTGGCATCAGAGCACTTAAGCCCTGAAGGCTCTTGATCCAACACAAATCATGGCATCTGCTGCAGATTCAAAGTCCAGAAATGATCTCCCATTCCCTGTGTCTGTCAAGTTGGACAGAGACAACTATCCCCTATGGAAATCTTTGGTGATCTCTATAGTCAAAGGCTGCAGGCTCGATGGGCACATGCTAGGGACAAAGGAGTGTCCCGAAAAATTTATAGCCTCTACAGATTCAAGCAAGAAGTCAAATCCTGCTTTTGAAGATTGGCAGGCTCATGATTCACAACTCCTTGGATGGTTGATGAATTCAATGACTACTGAAATGGCAACACAGTTGCTGCACTGTGAAACCTCAAAACAACTTTGGGATGAAGCCCAAAGCCTAGCAGGTGCACACATAAGATCTCGAGTCACTTACCTCAAATCTGAGTTTCACAGCATTAGAAAAAGAGAGATGAAGATGGAGGAGTATCTGGTCAAAATGAAGAATCTCGCTGACAAGCTGAAACTTGCAGGCAGCCCCATTTCCAACTCAGATCTAATCATTCAAACTCTGAATGGTTTAGATTCTGAATACAACCCTATGGTGGTCAAGCTATCTGATCAAACTAGTCTCACTTGGGTTGATCTTCAGGCTCAATTGCTGACCTTTGAGAGTAGACTTGATCAACTGAATAGCCTCACCAATCTAACCCTTAATGCTTCAGCAAATGTTGCCAACAAAACTGATTACAGAGGCAACAAATTCAACACCAACAGCAACTGGAGAGGCTCTAACTTCAGAGGTTGGAGAGGAGGCAGAGGAAGAGGAAGAATGTCTAAGCCAACATGTCAAGTTTGCCACAAGGCCGGGCACACAGTAGTAAATTGCTATTACAAATTTGATAAGTCTTATTCAAACTCAAATTATTCAGCAGGCAGTGACAGACAAGGGGCACACAATGCCTTCCTAGCCTCACAAAGCTCTCTTCAAGATTAtgattggtactttgacagtggtGCAAGCAATCATGTGACACACCAAACTGACAAATTCGAGGATCTGACAGAACATCATGGTAAGAACTCACTAATTGTTGGAAGTGGTGAAAAACTGAAGATTATTGCCACAGGTTCCTCAAAACTAAACTCACTTAACTTACATGATGTCTTATATGTGCCCAATATTACCAAAAATCTATTAAGTGTGTCGAAATTAACTGCTGACAATAACATTCTGGTTGAGTTTGATGCAAACTGTTGCTTTGTGAAGGACAAGTTGACAGGGAAGGCAATCCTAAGAGGGACACTTAAAGATGGCTTGTATCAGCTTTCAAGGACTAAAAGGGACCCGTGTGCTTATGTATCTGTCAAGGAAAGCTGGCATAGAAGGCTTGGTCATCCAAATAATAAAGTCCTAGATAGAGTTTTGAAAAATTGTAATGTCAAACTATCACCTAGTGATCATTTTAACTTTTGTGAGGCTTGTCAATATGGCAAAATGCATCTTTTACCCTTTAAAACCTCTTCCTCTCATGCTAAAGAAATTCTTGAATTAGTTCACACTGATGTCTGGGGACCTGCACCAGTAACATCTCCTTCGGGTTTCAAATATTATGTTCACTTCCTTGATGACTTTAGTAGATTTACCTGGATCTATCCTCTGAAATAGAAATCAGACACTGCACAAGCTTTTACCCAGTTTAAAAACATGGCAGAAAATCTGTTTAACAAAAGAATTAAAACAATCCAATATGATGGTGGTGGTGAATATAAGGCTGTGCAAAACCATGCAATAGAAGCAGGGATACAATTCAGAATGTCATGCCCTTACACATCACAACAAAATGGTAGGGCTGAGAGAAAACACAGACATATTGCTGAATTTGGCCTGACATTGCTAGCACAAGCCAAAATGCCCTTACAGTATTGGTGGGAAGCTTTCTCCACGGCAGTTTATCTCATAAACAGACTGCCCTCTCTAGTCACTCAAAATGAAAGTCCTTACTCACTACTCTTTAGAAAGGAACCCGACTACAACTCCCTAAATCCCTTTGGGTGTGCTTGCTATCCCTGTCTCAAGCCCTATAATCAGCACAAACTACAGTTCCACACAACCAGATGTGTGTTCTTGGGCTATAGTAACTCccacaaaggatacaaatgtaTAAACTCTCATGGAAGAATCTTCACCTCAAGACATGTTGTATTCAATGAAGAACATTTTCCATTCCATGATGGGTTTCTCAATACAAGAAGTCCCTTGAAAACACTAACTGAATGTCCATCTGCCTCTTTTTCTTTGCCTACTGCAGGTAGGTCACATACTGGAGAAGCAACACCTTCAGATGACAGCAATCCTGATGTCGAACAAGGTAGCTCACATACTGGAGAAGCAACACCTTCAGATGACAACAATCCTGATGTCGAACAAGAACAAGTTAGTCCAACTACAAATGATTCAACAAGGAACAATCCAATTTCACATGACACTGATCCCATAGAATCAGTTGTTGAAGCTCCCCAAGACTTTGCTGAACCAAGCACAACCATCAACACTCATTGGACCAGGAGCAAGGCTGGAATTCACAAGCCAAAGCAGCCATATGTTGGGTTAGCTGAAACCGGCACAGATGAGAAGGAACCAGTAAATGTCACAGAAGCACTTACAAGACCACAGTGGAAAGAAGCTATGGATAATGAGTATCGGGCACTCATGTCAAATCAAACCTGGGTTTTGGTACCATATCAAGGCCAGGAAAACATCATTGATTCTAAATGGGTCTTCAAGACCAAGTACAAAGCAAATGGGACAATTGAAAGGAGAAAGGCAAGATTAGTTGCAAAAGGATTTCAACAAACAGCTGGACTAGATTATAAAGAGACCTTTAGCCCAGTTGTCAAGGCCAGTACAGTTCGAATCATACTCTCAATTGCAGTGCATCTCAATTGGGAAGTCAAACAGTTGGACATAAACAATGCATTCCTTAATGGCTACCTCAAAGAGACTGTGTTTATGCATCAACCAAAGGGATTTGTTGACTCAACTAAACCTGAACATGTCTGCAAGTTAACTAAGACAATCTATGGATTAAAACAGGCCCCAAG is a window of Lathyrus oleraceus cultivar Zhongwan6 chromosome 6, CAAS_Psat_ZW6_1.0, whole genome shotgun sequence DNA encoding:
- the LOC127096515 gene encoding uncharacterized protein LOC127096515, whose amino-acid sequence is MSQHQDTSASKNTKSTPKFSVPPMGVPDDEILDVAPLYVIPAADIDLNQPISIDASASACSNQGNPSSILSGSTPITKYKEGTHYSDRVIRDIVTRILNEGHSVKGVSTPLAQMYPPPEVEQPSDKGDDSSSSEKALAAEGLRSLAQPVSDKWKFMAFKTANASHSKKHDDSNVVIDLEDGSSDDQEESLIYHIKPSVAKRMKTHKGKFVVELMSAREAKKTAVIGPSKPWSKVEIKKREVRDDSEPEEDVKEDVPNISPAKKTTVRKSPVKVHVIHLDNISFHLEDGVAKWKFVIQRRVAVERELGKDVVDVKEVMDLIQADGLLKTVNGFSQCYKGLVKEFIVNIPEDISDKNNKEFCKVYVRGRNNEGERELEVKVWPFKKHLPVGKLIIKYAILHKIGAANWVPTNHISTIANTLGRFIFDVGTKVKFDYGRYMFDQIIKHATTNAVKLPIAFPSMICGIILNQHSGILCSNDLPSRRKPTLSVHYKLFEGSHVKDIVMTSAMRRPVLKVGAIAELKKTRKELGEGIRVATTRKQSLEALIESLEQAEGKNVEHANISHEEEAETHTSSERFANNDDASGNSASGAAEEAANSSSNE